The Ziziphus jujuba cultivar Dongzao chromosome 1, ASM3175591v1 genome segment aacaaactttgtaGGCCGTTTTGTAAAAAGCTATGTCTAACATGTAGGCCATTCATTTTGTCTTTATAAGTGATTTTTAGGTGATTACAAGTGTTAATGTGACAGTTGTGTTAATTCTTTAATTGATTGGTCCTTACAAGTGCTAATGTGATAGTAGTGAGATTTGAACTCAGGTTTGTAGTATTTTAAACTTTGATATTAAgttgaattactattttttcaaaAGCTTAAGTTGTTAGggataaatttattatgtatataaaatatgtcTATTATTAACGGCTGTGACAAAAGATGTTATATAATGTAATATTACTTGATTGACTTGATAACAGATTTGTTGTGtgtatctatacatatatttataaatatatatatacacacactcaATCTCTTATCATATCcacttaataatattaatattaaatacataaaaatcaaacctttaaatttaattttgaaattaagttAGACTAATGCCCATTAAACAAGCCCATCAAATTCAACAAGTAATTAGGATTAAAAGTTTTATAGTATAATCTTATAAGGACATTATGATAAAAGAtattataaatgtatatatatatatatattggaatgacTAACTATCCAGCTATCTAGATCCTAGTTAATAAATTTGTGAATAGTACTCATATGATATGCATTAGTACAtatttttgggggaaaaaaaattcatgttttCCCTATGATTTCAAACGTatggaaaaatatgtattttttttgaagTGACAAGTTTAGAACACGTATTAAACAAGTGaaacaaatacatatttttgaaaaaataaataatctcaattatttttttctcttttacaacaacataaaaaaaatatatttttttaattatttaatatttttgatttttttatatattaaattattattatcttactaatagttataattttatcatatatattaaaaataattaattttaatgtatatttaatactcatatattttaatttacaacATATTATACACATACATGTCAAATCAAATTTATAAACCTTTTATTTACGTATTTTTTGACTgaatttatttccatatttttaaataaataaaacaattatatatatatatatatatatatttaatatcccATATCAAACTAAGATCTATATGTAGCTGCGAattaatattaccaaaaaaaaaaaaaaaaagaagaagaagaagatatagcTGCGAATTAAATGCATTCCTGCTTGTAACTGAATAACAATTAGAATTTGAAACCTATTAATTTcctaatatatatggtttcctTAGTACGcaatattgtttaattttttttaacaagagCTAGATTAATTATTTAGCATCGCTATAAttaatttggataaattaaGAACTTCATATAAGATTTTGTTATTACTTTAAAACATGttctcttcaaaaaataaaataaaatacaataaaacatgCGAGATGAGATAGTACTTTAGCCGTTAATATaaacgcttttttttttttaaataaacataaaaataaaaaaagtcccGACTGTACAAATTTACATGTCTGAAAACGAGAATCGTAGTccaaactaattaattataaattctgcaaatttataatagtaataataattagtatTTTAAACAAATTGCACACATATACTGATATGCATAACATGTATCGTGGCTAAACTTAACCTTAATTTAACCATAAATATGCAGAGTTATGTtactttaaaaatatgttttcatTCCCAACACAAAGGGGAAATGCCAAAATGTTCAACAAACCTTAAAGTGACCCATATGGGCCAAGTTATCAATATAGGTTTcaaccagaagaaaaaaaataaagaaaaagttacAAGTAGGTACGTAGTCACacattaattcaaaatattattcaattttaatataatatagtctTTGTAGAGATAATTCAgtgataataattattattttttaaataataattcaagttcaaatccatacctcaatatagaaaaaataaaaaaaataatataacataaaatatgcctatacaaatatatatatatatatatatatattttgaaataaagttTCTCATTCTATTTTAAGGTCTCCTTTGATAATTTACTCTATATCTTAAATGAATGGCATATGACTATCCTTTTACGGgcttacagtttttttttttttttcaatttttttaaaaagaaacaattgtgttgacaataattattaatgataatcCATAAGTTATGAGCTACactttaattaatgaatttaaaactaTAACTTGATTAGAGATATTGCAACCATGTGTTAGATCCTTGTCACAtcccttattttaattttttaattattataattgaaAGATAATTCTAGAgatcaaatatacatatatacatacatatataatcaaGCTTACATTTATGCACaaaaccacaaaaaataaaataaaataaaataaaactccaAGTTTACATGACCTGATTACATGACCTGATGGGAAAAAGCACGAGGACTTCCTCTGTCTTTCCTGGATCcatttaaaaacttattaattGATCTTTATGTCCAATAACGTTTACATTTTACTAAACATATATTAAGATACTAATACAATTTTAGATCTCAAACTTATTAATTGATCTTTATGTCCAATAAGGTTTACTTTTTACTAAACACATATTAGAATACTAATACAAATTTAAGTCTCGAAGTTTTGAAGCATCGATCCGATGGCTAATAATGGATGTTCTGTAGCTAAAACTAATAGGCCTATCTAGATATACAAATCATAAGAGAAACCTTGAGAGCCCTACTTTATCACCAGTTTCTTCAACATCCTTATTGGTTTGCTGTTTATACTCTTTGAAACTGAAGTCCCTGTAAACTGGTGGTCGACTGCAGCCCCGAATGATAGCATCGTCGGAAGGGCAGTAAAAATATGCAACGGATAACCTCTCAGAAGCTTGACTAGAAACTGCTCGGTGTTTGCTGCTTTTGTAAACACAATTGCTCATGGCCTGCAAATGCAATTAATATCAGCAAATTAACCAAGATGGGCTACTAGCAAAGCATATATTCAAAGGTCGGCCAGCTTCTTCATCGAAAACTAGGtatcattttatataattaaagtttttgtGAGCAAATTAATTAGTCTACCTGAAAGAAGTCACCTATGTTAATGATAAGAGCATCAGGGTCAGGTCGAACAGCAAACCATCTTCCATCTTTGAACAATTGGAGGCCTCCAACCTGGTCTTGATACAATATGGTAAGGAAATCGGTATCGGTGTGAGGAATGAGGCCAAAGACCTTGGAAGAATATGGACATGGAGGATATCTGTTCAGCCTAAGATAACTGCCTGTGGCTGGACAGTTCTCTTGGAAATAGCTGGATCTAACACCCACATATTGTGCTAGAATTTCTGCCAAGCTTTTAGCTAATCCTGCCACCGCTTTTGTAATCTTTTCAGTTGTTACCCTGTAGAATATTCGTTCAAGTATTGTGCAAAAAACAATTAGGACTAGACATGGAAGATTAgtttatgagtttttttttttttttggtagtaaaGATTAGTTTATGAGTTATGAGTTTAACAATCAAAATTGttagttttttaatatgtatatcaaGCTATTCTCAACCTTCCCGCTTATCTAATGGCCAGTTTAGTCATTATAACAAGTGTTAATTGTTTTTAATGAGTGGAATTTTGAATTGAACACAGgtgtttaagattttttttgacTCTGATGCTTATGTTGGATtactatttttttcaaaattttaagcaATGAAAAAAGAGAGTTTAATAGGTATATTAAGCTacgttaaaaaatttatagttatatGTATACCATGTCTATACATCAGTGAGAGAAGAGAAAATTACCATAAGCAGTACTTGTGTTTATATCTAGATAgcttttctgtattttttgtttttttaaatctttttacataaatattctGATGTAGTAAATATTAAGGTTTCTTCATATGGTTTTGCAGAGTTCATATTAAAATTAGTGAACTGGAAGCAATCAGAAGAAGAAAAGGTACTAgaaatatatttgtgatattttataatggtctgtgttttttttttttttttttttcccttttctcatTCATGGTTCAGCAATTAGTTTCAgccttaaaaaaagaaacaaggaaaaaggaaaatttcttGCTTAGGTGTCCTTTAATAACATGATtagtttcttgtttttgttttgtttttttaattctttattttttaaaatttaattgtatgtaatttatttacatcaaatattaattagtagtaGTTAATGTttgtaaaacattttaaataactacaaacttgaaggaaaaaaaataaaaaattaaacttatataatttgaaattgtgttcaatctaatattttattattttttctcttttaacttTATAGTTAGTTtaaatgtataataaattttaactacCACTGATTAATAGTTTAGGGAAGCAaattacatatttaaattaaaaacaaaaaaaaaaacaaaaactaaaaacaaccaTAGTATCAAATAACAACTTAGTTATTAGATCTTATAgggatatatattttaacaagttAACTAGCATTTTAGACGATAGGTATAAAACTagaattttatagaaaaatagAGGAAAAAGGAATTTATTTGTGGCTAGGGACAAAGAATATATCAGATCCTTTTCCTTCCCAACAACCCACAAAAATTAAGTGGAAAAacgaaaaactaaataaataaataaataaataaggccaAAGTTTGGGAGTATATATGCTGTAGAACATTTATTCAAGCTGCAGCTGGCCCATCAAGAATGGTAGTCAGAGTGAGGAGGTCTTAGGTCACGTGGTACACCATGCAAGCCCATGGTGATTGCGCAGAAATCCCCGTGGGTAATGCTAAACATCGTACAAGCGTGGGCCGGAGGCAGCTTGTCAATATATGTCTACACCCATATAATTATAGGATAGTAATAGATTTAATATATTACTTTCCTAGCTGCTTTTGTCTTTGTTTATTCAAAATAGAGttggtaaattatatatatatatatatatatatatagataaattttataatgtgaATAGTTTGTATATAGATTATattcaaaattgatattttttagataaaaatatcgattttaatgtgtataaaatataataaaatcgatattttcatccaaaaaatatcaattttaaatgcATCCGTATACGGACTGATTCCACCGtaaaactactatatatatatatataataataataatattaatttaaatttttgttattattttttaatattataaatttattaagaaaaagttAACTATTTAATAGTAATTAACTAGATtaacattcaaattttatatatttatattcctatTTAGTTTTGTATcacattaatatataatattataaaatgagttagataatttactaaattaaaattcataatAGAATAGTAATATGTAAGAATATTATTCTTAACATAAAATGAAACTgtattgatattttagtgttaaaaaatattatatcaattaatgatataaaaaaaaatagcaatgcAGTTGACTCTGGCAAAGAAATTCGAGAAGAAAttgtaatcttttttttttttttgggacatgtATTTGATTTGACTATTTGTTCCATATAGCATGACAGTGAGAGATAGATAACCAATAATTGAATTCCATAATATGCCACGCATTCCTAATATGTGTTGATTATACAtgaaaattagttaaaagataCTAGTACCGAGGAGGGAGAATATACAAATAGTACATGGAGAgtaaatataccaattttattccccaaaaaaaatatatatatatattcaattttatttattaactgatatgataattaataaaatgtgttAGTACTGAAATAATTACAAAGTAATAGTTAGTAGATTTGATTAACTGAACCTTAAGTAAAATTCATTTCAAGTCAATAGAATAACGTTACGTCAAGTTATATAAAGCGAAATGTTggtaaaaaaaagttattactataacattaatggaaaaaaaaaaggaaaaagaaaaagaaaagacttATACCACAAGCATTTTAAAGTATGAGAGTTGATAACTTGGCCTAAAATTaggttagatatatatattttttattatagatatatttttgttattatagatatatatttttgttattataactTGGGGAGGGGGATATTCACCAAGCTTAGGTTTGAACCTGAAACTATTTTCAGTGGTTTTATTCTTGGACAAGTCTATGAATACAAGGTTAGATATATTGATTGGAAATTAAATGCATATCTCAACGAAATAAtagaattatatacatatatatatatatatatatagagagagagagagagagagataagtgaattaagaacctaatgcaaaaaaaataaaaataaatgaaaaccacTAAATTTATGCAACGGTACCTGAGAGTGTCGTCTTTGATTCCGGGAATATCAGTAATAGCAATGTGAAAGGCTTCTGACCAAGAGAATTGGCTGAGACGAGTAGCTTTTAAATTCCCCCAACGGTAACTATTCGTAGACAAGTTTAGAAACCCGTCCTTAACCTTCTTCTGAAAAGGCTGATGGAACAAATTCTTCTGCTCATAAATCATGTTCTTCAGAATCTCTTTTGAAATCCCATGACTGACAACTTGGAAGAAACCCAAATTTCTTGCGGCATTAACCATCTCGTTTATGCATTTGTCTCTTTCCCTCTGCCCACAACTTAAACGGCTAAGGTTGATTAGAGGCAGTTCACATTCCTCCACTGAGTAATCCACCTCACTATCACCATAGGGGTTCTTTAATAGGGTCTTGTAGGCTTCTTCAAATGGAGGCTCACAGTCCATGGTAGCGATGTTAATTTGATGATGGAGGGGAGATCAGATTAAGGTTTGGGTTATAAATTCCTTACACTGTGTATAGTCTTCTAAATTCTGATGATTAAGAGATTCGAAAGAttatcaatgcataattaaaaatacatgCAATGATCCATAATAAACACATAAAAAGTCAGGCTTACACGTTTGATCTATCTTCTAATCGATCGCttgagttttgagagaaatggAATTCCAACAGAACTAAACGAATTTACCCATCTGCATAAATATCCTCTAAATTAATTAGCCAAACCATGCACAAAATCAGATGCCAATTGTAGGTTCTTGAACAAGCTTACTCTGACTAGCTACTTGGAGGATTAGTGCTTGATTATGAGTTCTGACTAATATACTAGAGAAAGATTTAATATGTAGTTTATATAATTATGTTAAGAATCATTTTTTGGAAATTAGATACAATATTACCTAAAATTTAAGGCAAAGAAACTCAAGGGTTTAACTATAAGCATAGTTTACCAAATCAATTTACAAACTGTCCAgaaaaaccattaaaaagatgaaatatcaataattaagctaaaaaataaaacaaaaatactaaTTAGATTatgtgtttctttttcttatataaacCTGTTCTCGTTATTTCATTTTAGTCTTTAGAAAATACACTCTTGCTTGAATGTTTTTGGGACTTGATATTTCAtctgaaatttctaaaatataacatctatatattatgacaatttcattattatttatcagtttac includes the following:
- the LOC107432425 gene encoding gibberellin 2-beta-dioxygenase 8, which produces MDCEPPFEEAYKTLLKNPYGDSEVDYSVEECELPLINLSRLSCGQRERDKCINEMVNAARNLGFFQVVSHGISKEILKNMIYEQKNLFHQPFQKKVKDGFLNLSTNSYRWGNLKATRLSQFSWSEAFHIAITDIPGIKDDTLRVTTEKITKAVAGLAKSLAEILAQYVGVRSSYFQENCPATGSYLRLNRYPPCPYSSKVFGLIPHTDTDFLTILYQDQVGGLQLFKDGRWFAVRPDPDALIINIGDFFQAMSNCVYKSSKHRAVSSQASERLSVAYFYCPSDDAIIRGCSRPPVYRDFSFKEYKQQTNKDVEETGDKVGLSRFLL